The Syngnathus typhle isolate RoL2023-S1 ecotype Sweden linkage group LG6, RoL_Styp_1.0, whole genome shotgun sequence genome has a window encoding:
- the vmp1 gene encoding vacuole membrane protein 1 isoform X1 has translation MAANGDSCDKPQRRTGTKEKQNGNSTDSTMRERRQKDKEERLSLVLWRRPVITLHYFLLETLIKLKEWTIKLWQRRSIVFLFLVLCSLFSAAYSIEGSHQKYVQYLEKKFLWCAYWVGLGILSSVGLGTGLHTFLLYLGPHIASVTLAAYECSSTDFPEPPYPDQIVCPQLAGAEGSISLFSIMSKVRLEACMWGAGTAIGELPPYFMARAARQSGADPEDEEYEEFEEMLEQAENAQDFVTRAKMGVQHMVQKVGFFGILACASIPNPLFDLAGITCGHFLVPFWTFFGATLIGKAIIKMHIQKLFVIITFSKHIVEQMVSLIGSIPKVGPSLQKPFSQYLEAQRNKLHHGQGSKSSDDNWLSWLFEKLVLVMVCYFVISIVNSMAQSYAKRLQQQRHLVEKTK, from the exons ATGGCAGCCAATGGAGACAGTTGTGACAAACCTCAAAGACGCACAGGAACTAAAGAAAAACAGAATGGTAACTCCACAG aTTCAACTATGAGAGAGAGGCGACAGAAAGATAAGGAAGAGCGCCTGTCTCTTGTGTTATGGAGGAGGCCTGTTATTACACTACATTACTTCCTCCTAGAGACCTTAATTAAGCTAAAGGAGTGGACAATAAA GCTTTGGCAACGACGAAGCATTGTGTTCTTATTTTTGGTGTTATGTAGTCTCTTCTCTGCCGCCTACTCCATAGAAGGATCACATCAAAAA tatgTCCAGTACCTAGAGAAGAAATTCCTCTGGTGTGCGTACTGGGTAGGTTTAGGTATTCTGTCCTCTGTTGGCCTTGGGACTGGTCTGCACACCTTCCTTCTTTATCTG GGCCCTCATATAGCATCAGTGACACTGGCAGCCTATGAGTGCAGCTCAACAGATTTCCCAGAGCCTCCATACCCAGACCAGATTGTGTGTCCTCAACTTGCAGGGGCTGAGGGAAGTATCTCCCTCTTCTCGATCATGTCGAAGGTCCGCCTGGAAGCCTGCATGTGG GGTGCAGGCACTGCCATCGGAGAACTGCCGCCATACTTCATGGCCAGAGCAGCACGTCAATCTGGGGCTGACCCTGAAGATGAAGAATATGAGGAGTTTGAGGAGATGCTGGAGCAGGCTGAGAACGCACAG GATTTTGTCACCAGAGCAAAAATGGGAGTCCAACACATGGTGCAGAAAGTGGGATTCTTTGGGATCTTGGCTTGTGCTTCG ATCCCAAATCCACTTTTTGACTTGGCGGGAATCACGTGTGGACACTTCCTGGTTCCTTTTTGGACCTTCTTTGGGGCCACGCTCATTGGGAAAGCCATCATTAAGATGCACATACAG AAGCTGTTTGTTATCATCACCTTCAGCAAGCACATCGTGGAACAAATGGTGTCTCTCATTGG GTCTATACCCAAAGTAGGACCGTCACTCCAGAAGCCCTTCAGCCAGTACCTGGAAGCACAAAGGAACAAGCTGCATCATGGCCAAGGAAGCAAGTCATCG GATGACAACTGGCTTTCCTGGTTGTTTGAGAAGCTGGTGCTGGTCATGGTCTGCTACTTTGTCATCTCCATTGTCAACTCCATGGCTCAGAGTTATGCCAAGCGGCTTCAGCAGCAAAGGCACTTGGTGGAGAAAACCAAGTGA
- the tubd1 gene encoding tubulin delta chain isoform X2, whose product MSVVTVQLGQCGNQVGLELFDTLYNDVQACQKKTYAAASCERFFYQTEDADLVARAVLIDMEPKVINQNFSKTAKSGKWKYDDASSFNQWQGSGNNWANGFYIQGPRHRAAMEDILRREAERCDGLRGFLAMMSVAGGTGSGVGTYVTQCLRDVYPKSFIVNHLTWPYGTGEVIVQNYNSVLTLGRLYQLSDGLLVHENDTVHRICSQLLHIKDISIADINMVIAHQLGTILQPALTADSNGVYSRNPLGELVSALACHPEYKLLSVSTIPQMPSSSIAFTNFRWPALIKHLRQMLISNTKMEEGINWHVRPLTVSERTRTLTGSSVNTSLANLLILRGKDVFSAETGNFANAALYSSWLSPKDAFNVWKCPVSFNKYEKTATLVSNSQALIEPLDNIVRKAWSMFAARAYIHQYTKFGISEEDFLESFAFVEQILSSYSQLGCNG is encoded by the exons ATGTCAGTGGTTACGGTTCAGTTGGGTCAGTGCGGCAATCAAGTAGGTCTGGAGTTGTTTGATACCCTTTACAATGACGTTCAAGCATGTCAGAAGAAAACATACGCTGCTGCCAGCTGTGAACGCTTTTTCTACCAAACCGAGGATGCAG ATCTTGTTGCCAGGGCAGTGCTGATTGACATGGAGCCAAAGGTCATCAATCAGAATTTCAGCAAGACTGCCAAATCTGGCAAGTGGAAGTATGACGATGCATCAAGCTTCAACCAGTGGCAGGGGAGTGGGAACAACTGGGCCAATGG GTTTTACATCCAGGGCCCGCGTCACAGAGCAGCGATGGAAGATATCTTGCGACGTGAGGCGGAGCGCTGTGATGGACTGCGTGGTTTCTTGGCCATGATGAGTGTGGCGGGTGGGACGGGTTCTGGAGTGGGCACCTACGTCACTCAATGTCTGCGGGACGTCTACCCCAAATCCTTCATTGTCAACCACCTAACCTGGCCGTACGGCACAGGCGAG GTGATTGTCCAGAACTACAACTCGGTATTGACACTGGGTCGCCTGTACCAGCTGTCGGATGGCCTCCTGGTGCACGAGAATGACACGGTGCACAGGATTTGCAGTCAGCTGCTCCATATTAAAGACATCTCCATTGCTGATATCAACATGGTGATCGCTCATCAGCTGGGCACCATCCTTCAGCCTGCGCTCACTGCTGACTCCAACGGAGTCTACAGCAGGAATCCTCTTG GTGAACTTGTGAGCGCCCTGGCGTGCCACCCAGAGTACAAGCTGCTCAGTGTGAGCACCATACCACAGATGCCGAGTTCCTCCATAGCATTCACCAATTTCAGATGGCCAGCTCTGATCAAACACCTGCGCCAAATGCTCATCTCCAACACCAAGATGGAGGAAG GTATAAACTGGCATGTACGTCCATTGACTGTCTCAGAGCGGACCAGAACTCTGACTGGATCCAGTGTCAACACTTCCTTGGCCAATCTGCTCATACTGAGAGGCAAAGACGTGTTCAGTGCAGAGACAG GTAACTTTGCCAATGCAGCCCTTTACAGCTCGTGGCTCTCGCCGAAAGACGCTTTCAACGTTTGGAAATGTCCAGTGTCGTTTAATAAGTACGAAAAAACGGCTACGTTGGTCAGCAACAGTCAAGCTCTGATCGAACCATTGGACAACATAGTGAGAAAAGCTTGGAGTATGTTTGCTGCAAG GGCCTACATCCATCAGTACACAAAGTTTGGAATCTCAGAAGAAGATTTCCTTGAAAGCTTTGCTTTTGTAGAGCAAATCCTTTCCAGCTACAGTCAACTTGGCTGTAATGGATAA
- the tubd1 gene encoding tubulin delta chain isoform X1, with product MSVVTVQLGQCGNQVGLELFDTLYNDVQACQKKTYAAASCERFFYQTEDADLVARAVLIDMEPKVINQNFSKTAKSGKWKYDDASSFNQWQGSGNNWANGFYIQGPRHRAAMEDILRREAERCDGLRGFLAMMSVAGGTGSGVGTYVTQCLRDVYPKSFIVNHLTWPYGTGEVIVQNYNSVLTLGRLYQLSDGLLVHENDTVHRICSQLLHIKDISIADINMVIAHQLGTILQPALTADSNGVYSRNPLGELVSALACHPEYKLLSVSTIPQMPSSSIAFTNFRWPALIKHLRQMLISNTKMEEGINWHVRPLTVSERTRTLTGSSVNTSLANLLILRGKDVFSAETGWTDQFNMYTFHTSVQSTNVNLNPTTLGNFANAALYSSWLSPKDAFNVWKCPVSFNKYEKTATLVSNSQALIEPLDNIVRKAWSMFAARAYIHQYTKFGISEEDFLESFAFVEQILSSYSQLGCNG from the exons ATGTCAGTGGTTACGGTTCAGTTGGGTCAGTGCGGCAATCAAGTAGGTCTGGAGTTGTTTGATACCCTTTACAATGACGTTCAAGCATGTCAGAAGAAAACATACGCTGCTGCCAGCTGTGAACGCTTTTTCTACCAAACCGAGGATGCAG ATCTTGTTGCCAGGGCAGTGCTGATTGACATGGAGCCAAAGGTCATCAATCAGAATTTCAGCAAGACTGCCAAATCTGGCAAGTGGAAGTATGACGATGCATCAAGCTTCAACCAGTGGCAGGGGAGTGGGAACAACTGGGCCAATGG GTTTTACATCCAGGGCCCGCGTCACAGAGCAGCGATGGAAGATATCTTGCGACGTGAGGCGGAGCGCTGTGATGGACTGCGTGGTTTCTTGGCCATGATGAGTGTGGCGGGTGGGACGGGTTCTGGAGTGGGCACCTACGTCACTCAATGTCTGCGGGACGTCTACCCCAAATCCTTCATTGTCAACCACCTAACCTGGCCGTACGGCACAGGCGAG GTGATTGTCCAGAACTACAACTCGGTATTGACACTGGGTCGCCTGTACCAGCTGTCGGATGGCCTCCTGGTGCACGAGAATGACACGGTGCACAGGATTTGCAGTCAGCTGCTCCATATTAAAGACATCTCCATTGCTGATATCAACATGGTGATCGCTCATCAGCTGGGCACCATCCTTCAGCCTGCGCTCACTGCTGACTCCAACGGAGTCTACAGCAGGAATCCTCTTG GTGAACTTGTGAGCGCCCTGGCGTGCCACCCAGAGTACAAGCTGCTCAGTGTGAGCACCATACCACAGATGCCGAGTTCCTCCATAGCATTCACCAATTTCAGATGGCCAGCTCTGATCAAACACCTGCGCCAAATGCTCATCTCCAACACCAAGATGGAGGAAG GTATAAACTGGCATGTACGTCCATTGACTGTCTCAGAGCGGACCAGAACTCTGACTGGATCCAGTGTCAACACTTCCTTGGCCAATCTGCTCATACTGAGAGGCAAAGACGTGTTCAGTGCAGAGACAGGTTGGACAGATCAGTTCAACATGTACACGTTTCACACCTCTGTTCAAAGTACTAACGTGAACCTAAACCCCACGACACTAGGTAACTTTGCCAATGCAGCCCTTTACAGCTCGTGGCTCTCGCCGAAAGACGCTTTCAACGTTTGGAAATGTCCAGTGTCGTTTAATAAGTACGAAAAAACGGCTACGTTGGTCAGCAACAGTCAAGCTCTGATCGAACCATTGGACAACATAGTGAGAAAAGCTTGGAGTATGTTTGCTGCAAG GGCCTACATCCATCAGTACACAAAGTTTGGAATCTCAGAAGAAGATTTCCTTGAAAGCTTTGCTTTTGTAGAGCAAATCCTTTCCAGCTACAGTCAACTTGGCTGTAATGGATAA
- the vmp1 gene encoding vacuole membrane protein 1 isoform X2 has protein sequence MAANGDSCDKPQRRTGTKEKQNDSTMRERRQKDKEERLSLVLWRRPVITLHYFLLETLIKLKEWTIKLWQRRSIVFLFLVLCSLFSAAYSIEGSHQKYVQYLEKKFLWCAYWVGLGILSSVGLGTGLHTFLLYLGPHIASVTLAAYECSSTDFPEPPYPDQIVCPQLAGAEGSISLFSIMSKVRLEACMWGAGTAIGELPPYFMARAARQSGADPEDEEYEEFEEMLEQAENAQDFVTRAKMGVQHMVQKVGFFGILACASIPNPLFDLAGITCGHFLVPFWTFFGATLIGKAIIKMHIQKLFVIITFSKHIVEQMVSLIGSIPKVGPSLQKPFSQYLEAQRNKLHHGQGSKSSDDNWLSWLFEKLVLVMVCYFVISIVNSMAQSYAKRLQQQRHLVEKTK, from the exons ATGGCAGCCAATGGAGACAGTTGTGACAAACCTCAAAGACGCACAGGAACTAAAGAAAAACAGAATG aTTCAACTATGAGAGAGAGGCGACAGAAAGATAAGGAAGAGCGCCTGTCTCTTGTGTTATGGAGGAGGCCTGTTATTACACTACATTACTTCCTCCTAGAGACCTTAATTAAGCTAAAGGAGTGGACAATAAA GCTTTGGCAACGACGAAGCATTGTGTTCTTATTTTTGGTGTTATGTAGTCTCTTCTCTGCCGCCTACTCCATAGAAGGATCACATCAAAAA tatgTCCAGTACCTAGAGAAGAAATTCCTCTGGTGTGCGTACTGGGTAGGTTTAGGTATTCTGTCCTCTGTTGGCCTTGGGACTGGTCTGCACACCTTCCTTCTTTATCTG GGCCCTCATATAGCATCAGTGACACTGGCAGCCTATGAGTGCAGCTCAACAGATTTCCCAGAGCCTCCATACCCAGACCAGATTGTGTGTCCTCAACTTGCAGGGGCTGAGGGAAGTATCTCCCTCTTCTCGATCATGTCGAAGGTCCGCCTGGAAGCCTGCATGTGG GGTGCAGGCACTGCCATCGGAGAACTGCCGCCATACTTCATGGCCAGAGCAGCACGTCAATCTGGGGCTGACCCTGAAGATGAAGAATATGAGGAGTTTGAGGAGATGCTGGAGCAGGCTGAGAACGCACAG GATTTTGTCACCAGAGCAAAAATGGGAGTCCAACACATGGTGCAGAAAGTGGGATTCTTTGGGATCTTGGCTTGTGCTTCG ATCCCAAATCCACTTTTTGACTTGGCGGGAATCACGTGTGGACACTTCCTGGTTCCTTTTTGGACCTTCTTTGGGGCCACGCTCATTGGGAAAGCCATCATTAAGATGCACATACAG AAGCTGTTTGTTATCATCACCTTCAGCAAGCACATCGTGGAACAAATGGTGTCTCTCATTGG GTCTATACCCAAAGTAGGACCGTCACTCCAGAAGCCCTTCAGCCAGTACCTGGAAGCACAAAGGAACAAGCTGCATCATGGCCAAGGAAGCAAGTCATCG GATGACAACTGGCTTTCCTGGTTGTTTGAGAAGCTGGTGCTGGTCATGGTCTGCTACTTTGTCATCTCCATTGTCAACTCCATGGCTCAGAGTTATGCCAAGCGGCTTCAGCAGCAAAGGCACTTGGTGGAGAAAACCAAGTGA